A section of the Paracoccaceae bacterium genome encodes:
- a CDS encoding iron-containing alcohol dehydrogenase — protein MSITGNWSYPTAIKFGAGRIAELPEACAQAGIKRPLLVTDRGLASLPITDATLDILEAAGLGRAKFSDVDPNPNEMNLDAGVKVYRKGGHDGVIAFGGGSGLDLGKMVAFMAGQTRPVWDFEDIGDWWTRADADAIAPIIAVPTTAGTGSEVGRASVITNSETHVKKIIFHPKVLPSVVICDPELTVGMPPAITAGTGLDAFAHCVEAFSSPHYHPMSQGIALEGMRLVKDYLPRAYADGTDIEARAQMMSAAAMGATAFQKGLGAIHALSHPIGAVFGTHHGTTNAVCMPAVLAFNADAIRDRFDAAAAYLDIDGGFDGFCDFVQEMNDALGIPRKLSEMGADASRIDELAAMAIEDPSCGGNPVELTVENLAGLYRQVI, from the coding sequence ATGAGCATCACCGGAAACTGGTCATACCCGACGGCCATCAAATTCGGGGCAGGGCGGATCGCTGAACTGCCCGAGGCTTGCGCGCAGGCAGGCATCAAACGCCCGCTGCTGGTTACCGACCGGGGGCTGGCAAGCCTGCCGATCACAGATGCAACGCTGGATATCCTCGAAGCTGCCGGTCTGGGCCGGGCGAAGTTCTCGGACGTCGACCCGAATCCGAACGAGATGAACCTGGACGCCGGGGTAAAGGTTTACCGCAAGGGCGGGCATGACGGGGTGATTGCCTTTGGCGGCGGTTCGGGCCTGGACCTGGGCAAGATGGTTGCCTTCATGGCCGGTCAAACGCGACCGGTTTGGGATTTCGAGGATATCGGCGATTGGTGGACGCGCGCGGACGCGGATGCCATCGCGCCGATCATTGCAGTGCCGACCACGGCCGGGACGGGGTCCGAGGTGGGGCGGGCGAGCGTCATCACGAACTCCGAAACCCATGTGAAGAAGATCATCTTCCACCCCAAGGTTCTGCCCTCTGTCGTGATTTGCGACCCGGAACTGACGGTCGGCATGCCGCCTGCGATCACTGCCGGAACCGGGCTTGATGCGTTCGCGCATTGCGTCGAAGCGTTCTCCAGCCCGCATTATCACCCGATGAGCCAGGGCATTGCGCTGGAAGGGATGCGTCTGGTCAAGGATTACCTGCCGCGCGCCTATGCGGATGGCACCGACATCGAGGCGCGCGCGCAGATGATGAGCGCGGCAGCCATGGGGGCGACGGCGTTCCAGAAGGGGCTTGGCGCAATCCATGCCCTCAGCCACCCGATTGGCGCGGTGTTCGGTACGCATCATGGAACGACAAATGCGGTGTGCATGCCCGCGGTGCTGGCGTTCAACGCGGACGCGATTCGGGATCGTTTCGATGCCGCTGCGGCCTATCTGGACATCGACGGCGGTTTCGACGGGTTCTGTGATTTCGTTCAGGAGATGAACGATGCGCTGGGCATTCCGCGCAAGCTGTCCGAAATGGGCGCGGATGCGTCGCGGATCGACGAACTGGCGGCGATGGCGATCGAGGATCCAAGCTGCGGCGGCAACCCGGTGGAACTGACGGTGGAAAATCTGGCCGGGTTGTACCGACAGGTGATCTGA
- a CDS encoding VOC family protein, translated as MTRVLNVTPMIAVADIDAACDFLRDCLGFEVGFRMEGYAWCHRGDGAIRLLNADPNADMADPARQHIIYIDVDDVDAFYDEHRAALDALPSGHFRAPFDRPYNQREFHAIHGPFLFMVGQDIRDKT; from the coding sequence ATGACCAGGGTTCTGAACGTCACGCCGATGATCGCTGTGGCCGATATCGACGCGGCCTGTGATTTCCTGCGTGACTGTCTGGGGTTTGAGGTCGGTTTTCGGATGGAGGGCTACGCCTGGTGCCATCGCGGCGACGGGGCGATCCGACTGCTGAATGCCGACCCGAACGCCGACATGGCCGACCCAGCACGCCAGCACATCATCTACATTGACGTTGACGATGTGGATGCGTTTTACGATGAGCATCGCGCCGCACTCGACGCCCTGCCATCTGGCCACTTCCGCGCGCCCTTTGATCGCCCCTACAATCAACGAGAGTTTCACGCCATCCACGGCCCGTTCCTGTTCATGGTCGGGCAAGACATTCGGGACAAGACATGA
- a CDS encoding LysR family transcriptional regulator, with translation MRHAQLRAFHNVAIHGGFSRAAEALSLTQPALSDQVRKLEAEYDIRLFDRSRKQIEITQAGSRLLEITRRLFEIEDLARDMLSESRSLRSGTLRIVSDTPYHIVELLAAFRARYPGVQVSVRSGNSAEVSATLASYEADIGVLGEIPSGSEYDVIDLSQAPLIAFVSAGSPLSDAGDISLGDLARSPLVLRETGSRTRSKLEEAFAAARLKPSSYVEAEGREAVREIVAAGGGVGIVSEAEFGTDTRLVALPIRDANLLMDEALVCLRERRDSRMIRAFMGLAAG, from the coding sequence GTGCGCCACGCCCAACTCCGCGCTTTCCATAACGTCGCCATCCACGGCGGATTTTCCCGCGCCGCCGAGGCCCTGAGCCTGACCCAGCCAGCCCTGTCCGATCAGGTCCGCAAGCTGGAGGCCGAATATGACATTCGTCTGTTTGACCGATCCCGCAAACAGATCGAGATCACCCAGGCCGGTAGCCGCTTGTTGGAAATCACCCGCCGCCTGTTTGAAATCGAGGATCTGGCCCGCGATATGCTCAGCGAAAGTCGCAGTCTGCGCAGTGGCACGCTGCGCATTGTCAGTGATACGCCTTATCATATCGTCGAACTTCTGGCCGCGTTCCGCGCGCGCTATCCGGGCGTTCAGGTATCGGTCAGATCGGGCAACAGTGCCGAGGTGTCGGCGACCCTGGCCAGTTATGAGGCGGATATCGGCGTGCTGGGCGAAATCCCATCGGGCAGCGAATACGACGTGATTGATCTGTCGCAAGCGCCGCTGATCGCTTTCGTCTCGGCAGGAAGCCCGCTGTCGGACGCGGGGGACATTTCCCTTGGCGATCTGGCGCGCAGCCCGCTGGTCTTGCGCGAAACCGGTTCGCGGACCCGTTCAAAACTGGAAGAGGCCTTCGCCGCAGCGCGCCTGAAACCCAGCAGCTATGTCGAGGCTGAGGGGCGCGAAGCGGTCCGCGAAATCGTTGCAGCCGGTGGCGGCGTCGGAATTGTCAGCGAGGCAGAGTTTGGCACCGATACGCGGCTGGTCGCCCTACCGATCCGCGATGCCAACCTTCTGATGGACGAGGCGCTGGTCTGCCTGCGCGAACGGCGCGACAGCCGGATGATCCGGGCGTTTATGGGGTTGGCGGCGGGGTAA
- a CDS encoding aldehyde dehydrogenase family protein encodes MTTLTCISPIDGSVFATRACLSQADAKAAVAAARTAQSDWAARPLEDRIALVRAGVARLGEMTEEVVPELARMMGRPIRYGGEFGGTDERASHMADIATEALKPIEVEDSDKFLRRIAREPHGVVLVVAPWNYPYMTAINTVAPALIAGNTVVLKHATQTLLVGERMARAFTEAGVPADVFQNLFLDHDTTSALIAGGHLDFVNFTGSVGGGRAMERAAAGTFTPVATELGGKDPGYVRADADLDAAVDTLIDGAMFNSGQCCCGIERIYVHESLFDTFVEKAVAVVSAYKLGDPLDPETTLGPMANVRFAAEVRAQTSEAIADGATAHIETMAADDGGAYLSPQILTNVTHDMRVMRDESFGPVVGIMSVKDDDEAIRLMNDSEFGLTASLWTQDIDAALEIGARIETGTVFLNRADYLDPALCWTGGKNTGKGGALGVIGYQNLTRPKSYHFKKVTT; translated from the coding sequence ATGACCACACTCACCTGCATTTCACCCATCGACGGATCGGTTTTCGCGACCCGCGCGTGCCTGTCACAAGCCGATGCCAAAGCGGCGGTTGCCGCCGCCCGAACCGCCCAATCCGACTGGGCCGCGCGCCCGCTGGAGGACCGCATCGCGCTGGTCCGTGCCGGTGTCGCGCGACTGGGCGAAATGACGGAAGAGGTCGTGCCCGAGCTTGCCCGCATGATGGGCCGCCCGATCCGCTATGGCGGTGAATTCGGCGGCACGGATGAGCGCGCGAGCCACATGGCGGACATCGCGACCGAGGCCCTGAAGCCGATCGAGGTTGAGGATTCCGATAAATTCCTGCGCCGGATTGCCCGTGAACCGCATGGCGTCGTGCTGGTCGTCGCGCCCTGGAACTATCCCTACATGACTGCGATCAACACGGTCGCCCCGGCGCTGATCGCGGGCAATACGGTGGTGCTGAAACACGCCACCCAGACCCTTCTGGTGGGCGAACGGATGGCGCGTGCATTCACCGAGGCGGGCGTTCCGGCGGATGTGTTTCAGAACTTGTTTCTGGACCACGACACAACCTCGGCCTTGATCGCGGGCGGGCATCTGGATTTCGTGAACTTCACTGGGTCGGTCGGTGGTGGGCGGGCCATGGAGCGTGCGGCGGCGGGCACCTTTACGCCGGTCGCGACTGAGCTTGGCGGCAAAGATCCCGGCTATGTTCGCGCTGATGCGGACCTCGACGCGGCGGTGGACACGCTGATCGATGGGGCGATGTTCAATTCGGGCCAATGCTGCTGCGGGATCGAGCGGATATATGTCCATGAGTCGCTGTTTGACACCTTTGTTGAAAAGGCAGTCGCCGTGGTCAGTGCCTATAAGCTGGGCGACCCGTTGGACCCGGAAACGACGCTGGGGCCGATGGCAAACGTGCGGTTCGCGGCAGAGGTCCGGGCACAGACATCCGAGGCGATTGCCGATGGTGCGACGGCCCATATCGAAACCATGGCGGCGGATGACGGTGGTGCGTACCTCAGCCCGCAAATCCTGACCAACGTGACCCACGACATGCGGGTCATGCGCGACGAAAGTTTCGGACCCGTGGTCGGGATCATGTCCGTCAAGGATGACGACGAAGCGATCCGCCTGATGAACGATAGCGAGTTCGGGCTCACCGCCTCGCTCTGGACGCAGGACATTGACGCGGCGTTGGAGATCGGTGCGCGGATCGAAACCGGCACGGTGTTTTTGAACCGCGCCGACTACCTCGACCCGGCGCTGTGCTGGACGGGGGGCAAGAACACCGGCAAAGGCGGGGCGCTGGGGGTCATCGGCTATCAGAACCTGACGCGGCCAAAATCCTATCACTTCAAGAAAGTCACGACATGA